One window from the genome of Phycisphaerales bacterium encodes:
- a CDS encoding M48 family metallopeptidase: MADLQTTDFFGRQETARKRTALLVFLYVCAVVLTCAAVAALAVLIALFTIDEKGGRGPDVAMLALFAGGGAVGAALLIAGGTAYRISELRGGGTTVALSLGGRPIDPSTSDPDERMVLNVVEEMSIASGVPVPPVFMMEQETGINAFAAGYSPGDAVIGVTRGCVHGLTRDELQGVMAHEYSHILNGDMRLNIRLVGILGGIVLLSLAGYTLMRATYYGSVVRSRDNKAAAIIPILGIGLIVIGGIGSLFARLIQAAVSRQREFLADASAVQFTRNPDGIGDALRRIGGAPKRSAIMNAHAREMSHMFFGNAVSASSFLGGSLASHPPLKKRIRVIQPKWDGTFLKPRPPKPLPQDKTTQKKPGPRQQLEDIMRERMGAAQGIAPAGAAAALPLLALIGTASEAHAGHARTLLDRIPEKLKAAARDPYGCRAVAYALFVHWTGDDAAMRTQLDVLDSQGDTGVAALVRELAKDAAGLDADLRLPLVDLCLGALARLSESQHQNFRRVVHQLAMADGKLTTNEWATLRILETHLDERFEDARPPGVKYYAMGQLGPQLSAVLGAVCRAGQQQPGAGDDAFEAAAEVIRRGPGMAPTLEFPSAADRAPARLDAAIADLRTMAPRLKQVVLQAAAVAIAHDHEVTPAEADLLRAIADLLGVPVPPLLPGQKLV; the protein is encoded by the coding sequence ATGGCCGACCTGCAGACCACCGACTTCTTCGGACGCCAGGAGACCGCGCGCAAGCGTACGGCGCTCCTGGTCTTCTTGTACGTCTGCGCGGTCGTGCTCACGTGCGCGGCGGTGGCCGCGCTCGCCGTCCTCATCGCGCTCTTCACGATCGACGAGAAGGGCGGCCGCGGCCCCGACGTCGCCATGCTCGCCCTGTTCGCCGGCGGCGGCGCGGTGGGCGCGGCGCTGCTCATCGCGGGCGGCACCGCCTACCGCATCAGCGAGCTGCGCGGCGGCGGCACGACGGTCGCCCTCAGCCTGGGCGGGCGGCCAATCGATCCCTCGACCAGCGACCCCGACGAGCGGATGGTCTTGAACGTCGTCGAGGAGATGTCCATCGCCAGCGGCGTGCCCGTGCCGCCGGTCTTCATGATGGAGCAGGAGACCGGCATCAACGCGTTCGCCGCGGGCTACTCCCCCGGCGACGCGGTCATCGGCGTCACGCGCGGCTGCGTGCACGGGCTGACGCGCGACGAGCTCCAGGGCGTCATGGCCCACGAGTACAGCCACATCCTCAACGGCGACATGCGGCTGAACATCCGCCTGGTCGGCATCCTCGGCGGCATCGTGCTCTTGAGCCTCGCCGGGTACACGCTCATGCGCGCCACCTACTACGGCTCGGTGGTCCGCAGCCGTGATAACAAGGCCGCCGCGATCATCCCGATCCTCGGGATCGGCCTCATCGTCATCGGCGGCATCGGTTCCTTGTTCGCCCGCCTGATCCAGGCCGCCGTCAGCCGCCAGCGCGAGTTCCTTGCCGACGCGAGCGCGGTGCAGTTCACGCGCAACCCCGACGGCATCGGCGATGCGCTCCGCCGGATCGGCGGGGCGCCCAAGCGGTCGGCCATCATGAACGCCCACGCGCGTGAGATGAGCCACATGTTCTTCGGCAACGCGGTGAGCGCGAGCAGCTTCCTCGGCGGTTCGCTCGCGAGCCACCCGCCGCTCAAGAAGCGCATCCGCGTCATCCAGCCGAAGTGGGACGGGACGTTCTTGAAACCCCGCCCGCCCAAGCCGCTGCCCCAGGACAAGACAACCCAGAAGAAGCCCGGCCCGCGGCAGCAGCTCGAGGACATCATGCGCGAGCGGATGGGCGCGGCGCAGGGCATCGCGCCCGCCGGGGCCGCGGCCGCCCTCCCCCTGCTCGCGCTCATCGGGACGGCGAGCGAGGCCCACGCCGGCCACGCGCGCACGCTGCTCGACCGCATCCCCGAGAAGCTGAAGGCCGCCGCGCGCGACCCGTACGGGTGTCGCGCCGTCGCGTACGCGCTGTTCGTCCACTGGACCGGCGACGACGCGGCCATGCGCACGCAGCTCGACGTGCTCGACAGCCAGGGCGACACGGGCGTCGCCGCGCTCGTGCGCGAGCTGGCCAAGGACGCCGCCGGGCTCGACGCCGACCTGCGGCTGCCCCTGGTCGACCTCTGCCTGGGCGCGCTCGCGCGGCTGAGCGAGAGCCAGCACCAGAACTTCCGCCGCGTCGTCCACCAGCTCGCCATGGCCGACGGCAAGCTCACGACCAACGAGTGGGCCACGCTCCGCATCCTCGAGACCCATCTCGACGAGCGCTTCGAGGATGCGCGCCCCCCCGGCGTCAAGTACTACGCCATGGGCCAGCTCGGCCCGCAGCTCAGCGCCGTGCTCGGCGCGGTCTGCCGCGCGGGCCAGCAGCAGCCCGGCGCGGGCGACGACGCCTTCGAGGCCGCCGCCGAGGTGATCCGCCGCGGCCCGGGCATGGCCCCCACGCTCGAGTTCCCCAGCGCCGCCGACCGCGCGCCGGCCAGGCTCGACGCCGCCATCGCCGACCTGCGCACGATGGCCCCCCGGCTCAAGCAGGTCGTCCTCCAGGCCGCCGCCGTCGCCATCGCCCACGACCACGAGGTGACGCCCGCCGAGGCCGACCTGCTCCGCGCCATCGCCGACCTGCTGGGCGTGCCCGTGCCGCCGCTCTTGCCGGGGCAGAAGCTGGTATGA
- a CDS encoding TolC family protein, translating into MHRSNRFRPLVLALPAATLLAALAGCGGLASIDRRIDKLVLDRSALLGANAAPADRDFQTHSGNLNRSAQLETSPGTRNPDTEDLFYVQAEAARLEATSVEQRLNTYYTDASDALDVAVGVGYGDSNPDDTEGGDGEQARSLPDDLVILDLSGVLAQSQRTGREFLDAQEDYILSAISLLRERHLWGPRFFNDTTLQVAGQGDDGAFESAATLINELRLTQRLPYGGDVAARWIVNATEQLRSSATEDYRQSSQLVLEGDIPLLRGAGSVAREDLIQAERDLVYAARAFERFRRDFVVDIASQYFNLLQTAASIRNQQEQLENLRDTLERQRARQEAGEIALFELSITESSVLSANNRLQGAFESYIVALDSFKIRLGLDPSTPVALAPLTLELNDPVATPTEAAQLALLYRLDLQTTRDRVLDARRAVSNSRNNLLPDLDAFAEVGLPTDPDEREGGLGFDPDSMRYLAGMRFSLPLDREIERLNLRSSQISLERSIRAFERARDQVVVDARSRLRSIEVARFQFILAERQVEINEQRLEEQEIRADEITPQEFVDTNAELLDARNARDAALTDLRVAILRYLRDTGQLRVGRTGEILPLPGMGRIIEQPEAGEAPGDG; encoded by the coding sequence ATGCACCGCTCCAACCGCTTCCGACCCCTCGTGCTCGCCCTTCCCGCCGCGACTTTGCTCGCCGCGCTCGCCGGCTGCGGCGGGCTCGCCAGCATCGATCGCCGCATCGACAAGCTGGTGCTCGATCGCTCGGCCCTGCTCGGCGCGAATGCTGCGCCGGCCGATCGCGACTTCCAGACGCATTCCGGCAACCTGAATCGCAGCGCCCAGCTCGAGACCAGTCCGGGCACGCGTAACCCCGACACCGAAGACCTCTTCTACGTGCAGGCCGAAGCGGCGAGGCTCGAGGCGACCTCCGTCGAGCAACGCCTGAACACGTACTACACCGACGCCTCCGATGCGCTCGACGTCGCGGTCGGCGTTGGCTACGGGGACAGCAACCCGGACGACACCGAAGGCGGAGACGGCGAGCAAGCGCGATCGCTTCCCGACGACCTGGTCATCCTCGACCTCTCCGGCGTGCTCGCCCAGAGCCAACGAACCGGCCGCGAGTTTCTCGACGCCCAAGAAGATTACATCCTCTCCGCGATAAGCCTGCTCCGCGAGCGCCATCTCTGGGGCCCGCGATTCTTCAACGACACCACGCTCCAGGTCGCCGGCCAGGGCGACGACGGCGCCTTCGAGAGCGCCGCCACGCTCATCAACGAGCTCCGCCTCACCCAACGCCTGCCCTACGGCGGAGACGTCGCGGCCCGATGGATTGTCAACGCCACCGAGCAGCTCCGTTCGAGCGCCACCGAGGACTACCGCCAGTCGTCCCAGCTCGTACTGGAGGGCGACATACCCCTGCTCCGCGGCGCAGGATCCGTCGCTCGAGAAGACCTCATCCAGGCCGAGCGAGATCTGGTCTACGCGGCGCGCGCATTCGAGCGTTTTCGTCGCGACTTCGTGGTCGACATCGCGAGCCAGTACTTCAACCTGCTGCAGACCGCCGCGAGCATCCGCAACCAGCAGGAACAGCTCGAGAACCTCCGCGATACGCTCGAGCGACAGCGGGCACGCCAGGAAGCCGGCGAGATCGCGCTCTTCGAACTCTCGATTACCGAGAGCAGCGTGCTGAGCGCCAACAACCGGCTGCAGGGCGCCTTCGAGAGCTACATCGTGGCGCTCGACAGCTTCAAGATCCGACTCGGGCTCGACCCGAGCACGCCGGTTGCGCTCGCGCCGCTCACGCTCGAACTGAACGACCCGGTCGCGACGCCGACCGAGGCCGCCCAGCTCGCGCTGCTCTACCGCCTCGACCTGCAGACCACGCGGGACCGCGTGCTCGACGCCCGCCGTGCCGTCTCCAACAGCCGAAACAATCTGTTGCCCGACCTCGACGCCTTCGCCGAAGTTGGCCTGCCCACCGATCCCGACGAGCGCGAGGGCGGGCTGGGCTTCGACCCCGACAGCATGCGCTACTTGGCGGGCATGCGGTTCAGCCTACCGCTCGACCGCGAGATCGAGCGCCTGAACTTGCGGTCCAGCCAGATCAGCCTCGAACGCTCGATCCGAGCCTTTGAGCGGGCCCGAGACCAGGTCGTCGTGGATGCACGGAGCCGGCTGCGGAGCATCGAGGTCGCCCGCTTCCAGTTCATCCTGGCCGAGCGGCAGGTCGAGATCAACGAGCAGCGCCTCGAAGAGCAGGAGATCCGCGCCGACGAAATCACGCCACAGGAATTCGTCGATACCAACGCCGAACTGCTCGACGCGCGAAATGCCAGGGACGCAGCGCTCACCGATCTTCGCGTGGCGATCCTGAGATACCTGCGCGACACCGGCCAGCTGCGTGTTGGCCGCACCGGGGAAATCCTCCCACTCCCGGGGATGGGCCGGATCATTGAGCAACCCGAGGCGGGAGAGGCGCCCGGCGACGGCTAA
- a CDS encoding ABC transporter permease subunit has translation MKRLLSRALRLPRSIARTFVGPIFQREVRALGRRRAPHWVRAGYTLVLLGIVSLVFFAVWDTDQGGMYAQQSVLEYVAPAMLSTVAVVQMFVLALIAPVLTAGAIADEKRQRTLSTLLTTPLTSRDIIMGKLGSRTVQLVILALVPMPLLLALRVFGGVEAEAIFASVALALGVGMLGASLALMFSIWHRRTPSVVFFALCSTAVLVFIPWLGMMATEWSVVPNQDNAFFKCIAPIALVAVLFPEDIAGPTVASVREFWVSTLAYLTVVTTAVVLFSIYVLRGVLKREASGTEDRRAVARLLAPGGDDTVKTNQAVDRDSRTVGDRPVLWRELRLTAIGNGKRTLIAFGIGIGILLFLYAIAGLDHSGLTTTLLVIAALAMTVQAALSTPTSISSERDAGSWSVLLATPVRPAQVVVGKALGSVRRLWLVPAVMGFHLVLVMATGWFHPIAVLHAALLLGGLMLLLAGTGVLLGLMCKRGVTASVLNMAVPLVLFLGVPIAINAYVELGFYRNFDERSELLGNVMMFSNPFVLLTEASTTATAEWDRFSYFLRYEKIRGGGTMRPLVFTGMVLVNAAALAAIGAAALGLAAWRFNRFAGRPS, from the coding sequence ATGAAGCGGCTGCTGTCCCGTGCCCTACGGCTGCCGAGGTCGATCGCACGCACGTTCGTGGGGCCGATCTTCCAGCGCGAGGTCCGCGCCTTGGGCCGCCGCCGTGCGCCACACTGGGTCCGCGCGGGCTATACGCTCGTGCTGCTCGGCATCGTCTCGCTCGTGTTCTTCGCGGTGTGGGACACCGACCAGGGCGGCATGTACGCCCAGCAATCGGTGCTGGAATACGTCGCGCCGGCGATGCTCAGCACGGTCGCCGTCGTGCAGATGTTCGTGCTCGCGCTCATTGCGCCGGTGCTGACCGCCGGCGCCATCGCCGACGAGAAGCGACAGCGCACGCTCTCGACCCTCCTGACCACGCCATTGACCAGCCGCGACATCATCATGGGCAAGCTCGGCTCGCGGACCGTGCAGCTCGTGATCCTCGCGCTCGTGCCCATGCCGCTCCTGCTGGCGCTTCGCGTCTTCGGCGGCGTCGAGGCCGAGGCCATCTTCGCAAGCGTCGCGCTCGCGCTTGGCGTCGGCATGCTGGGCGCCTCGCTCGCCCTGATGTTCAGCATCTGGCATCGACGCACGCCCTCGGTCGTCTTCTTTGCCCTGTGCTCCACGGCCGTGCTCGTGTTCATTCCCTGGCTGGGCATGATGGCCACCGAATGGAGCGTCGTGCCCAACCAGGACAACGCCTTCTTCAAGTGCATCGCGCCCATCGCCCTCGTCGCCGTCTTGTTTCCCGAGGACATCGCCGGCCCCACGGTCGCCAGCGTGCGGGAATTCTGGGTGTCCACGCTCGCCTATCTCACGGTTGTCACGACGGCGGTCGTACTCTTCTCGATCTACGTGCTCCGCGGCGTGCTCAAGCGCGAAGCCAGCGGCACCGAAGACCGCCGCGCCGTGGCCCGGCTGCTCGCGCCCGGCGGCGACGACACGGTGAAGACCAACCAGGCAGTCGATCGCGACAGCCGCACGGTCGGAGATCGCCCGGTCCTGTGGCGCGAGCTCCGCCTGACGGCGATCGGCAACGGCAAGCGCACCCTCATCGCCTTTGGCATCGGCATCGGCATCCTGCTCTTCCTGTACGCTATTGCCGGGCTCGACCATTCGGGCCTGACGACGACGCTGCTCGTCATCGCCGCGCTGGCCATGACCGTGCAGGCCGCCCTCTCGACGCCGACGTCCATCAGCAGCGAGCGCGACGCGGGGAGCTGGAGCGTGCTGCTCGCCACGCCCGTCAGGCCCGCCCAGGTCGTCGTCGGCAAGGCGCTCGGCTCGGTCCGACGCCTGTGGCTCGTGCCCGCCGTCATGGGCTTCCACCTCGTGCTCGTCATGGCCACGGGCTGGTTCCACCCCATCGCCGTGCTGCACGCTGCGCTGCTCCTGGGCGGGCTCATGCTCCTGCTGGCGGGTACCGGCGTGCTGCTTGGCCTGATGTGCAAGCGCGGCGTGACCGCCTCGGTCCTGAACATGGCCGTCCCGCTCGTGCTCTTCCTTGGCGTGCCCATCGCGATCAACGCCTACGTCGAGCTGGGCTTCTACCGAAACTTCGACGAGCGCAGCGAGCTGCTGGGCAACGTCATGATGTTCTCCAACCCGTTCGTCCTGCTGACCGAGGCGAGCACCACCGCCACGGCCGAGTGGGACCGCTTCAGCTACTTCCTCCGCTACGAGAAGATCCGCGGCGGGGGCACCATGCGGCCCTTGGTGTTCACCGGCATGGTGCTGGTGAACGCCGCGGCGCTCGCGGCCATCGGCGCCGCGGCCCTGGGCCTCGCGGCGTGGCGGTTCAACCGCTTCGCGGGCCGGCCCAGCTAG
- a CDS encoding LemA family protein: MALWIILVIVGIAAFIGLGGIGWLIAVYNKLVQLKEQFKNAFAQIEVQLKRRHDLIPNLVETAKGYMAHERETLEAVIAARNQAVSGLNDAAANPGDPAAMQGLGSAEGALTGALGRLMAVMEAYPDLKADGQMMKLQEEITSTENKVAFARQAFNDGATRYNIYKKSFPNNVVAAFFGHGKDAGLLEFQDSAQIQEAPKVAFS, encoded by the coding sequence ATGGCCTTGTGGATCATTCTGGTCATCGTCGGCATCGCTGCGTTCATCGGGCTGGGCGGCATCGGCTGGCTCATCGCCGTCTACAACAAGCTGGTCCAGCTCAAGGAGCAGTTCAAGAACGCGTTCGCCCAGATCGAGGTGCAGCTCAAGCGGCGCCACGACCTCATCCCCAACCTCGTCGAGACCGCCAAGGGCTACATGGCCCACGAGCGCGAGACGCTCGAGGCGGTCATCGCCGCGAGAAACCAGGCCGTCAGCGGGCTCAACGACGCCGCCGCCAACCCCGGCGACCCCGCCGCCATGCAGGGCCTTGGCAGCGCCGAGGGTGCGCTGACCGGCGCGCTCGGCCGGCTCATGGCCGTCATGGAGGCCTACCCCGACCTCAAGGCCGACGGCCAGATGATGAAGCTGCAAGAGGAGATCACCTCGACCGAGAACAAGGTCGCCTTCGCCCGCCAGGCGTTCAACGACGGCGCCACCCGCTACAACATCTACAAGAAGAGCTTCCCCAACAACGTCGTCGCCGCCTTCTTCGGCCATGGCAAGGACGCCGGCCTGCTCGAGTTCCAGGACTCGGCGCAGATCCAGGAGGCCCCGAAGGTCGCCTTCAGCTAG
- a CDS encoding beta-galactosidase, with protein sequence MPTVTFDSRSFMLDGRRIWIVGGTVSYTHTPRAEWADRLHAAKLSGLNTVMVPLEWSRHEPLPGQFDFAGDADLRAFVELAHEAGLYVILRLGPVLGDDHDFGGLPTWLTQLPAHELRADSGPFLEACSRYISAVADQIRDLQINAAGKGGPILLVQNEHQWTCGDNELGPKYLGELYRYIREAGLSVPVINSNNLWAGEEAEIDCWVGSDDLLASLRQLSEVRPDRPRVVLDLAVGDPPTWGEKAEPVDGGALLRRIVEILAGAGQFTLSRFAPGSHVGFSGGRLANRSWSYAATDRGGLIDAAGRATPAMLVVRRACMFASSFARVLAHLNPELRPMVVHPGEPPRDAKGQVSIVQLNGSQGGVALVFDLAAGGSGKTKASCTLLLADGTTLPVHLGEQGVAWLLHDIKLTSKHTLDYTNLSVLTSSGSMMIAYGPAATEGIVCINGSPLHVTVPRGKSPQALEHEGVLVIVCNEQQVDECFVHDGKAYVGVAGITADGTPIALPGSKDYMSVEADGTIKTHDHEPPAAGTKKAPKRIALDWSTADTEEYCTGESAKYASIDGPADLATLGAPSGYGWYRVTGKLSGEKVKLAFPEAADRLHVYLEGQTLGVAGFGPGAAETVDAKLPKTDTSMVVLAENLGRAAAGILFGERKGVFGHAFELAPLEMEGPVVEQHLPTDLLGFRSPMWNVHQNDHTAPFRFVWNFTHRRKSPLFLSIGGGLGRGLFLLNDEPLACFDDAGFTGLKLEPDEIKRGANVLHLALHDDGVVGPQTMEEGQAMLADIKAALRIDEGTNEVTGKADWAFAKWEKPAPSAYEPVPKANLKASAKLGTPAWWKTSFEWTDPGVPLMVDLSGMTKGQAYVNGEHLGRYFVATADKKPTGNATTMHVPASLLKAGKHNELAIFDEHGAMPAKVKLAYDASAAVVHA encoded by the coding sequence ATGCCGACCGTGACCTTTGATAGCCGCAGCTTCATGCTCGACGGACGCCGCATCTGGATCGTCGGCGGCACCGTCTCGTACACGCACACGCCACGCGCCGAGTGGGCCGACCGCCTGCACGCGGCGAAGCTGTCGGGCCTCAACACGGTCATGGTTCCTCTTGAGTGGTCGCGGCACGAGCCGCTGCCCGGGCAGTTCGACTTCGCTGGCGACGCCGACCTTCGGGCGTTCGTCGAGCTCGCCCACGAGGCGGGCCTCTACGTCATCCTCCGGCTCGGCCCGGTGCTGGGCGACGACCACGACTTCGGCGGCCTGCCGACGTGGCTGACGCAGCTGCCCGCCCACGAGCTGCGGGCCGACAGCGGGCCGTTCCTCGAGGCGTGCTCGCGGTACATCAGCGCCGTTGCCGACCAGATCCGCGATCTGCAGATCAACGCCGCGGGCAAGGGCGGGCCCATCCTGCTCGTGCAGAACGAGCACCAGTGGACGTGCGGCGACAACGAGCTCGGTCCCAAGTACCTCGGCGAGCTCTATCGCTACATCCGCGAGGCGGGGCTCAGCGTGCCGGTGATCAACTCGAACAACCTCTGGGCGGGCGAAGAGGCCGAGATCGACTGCTGGGTGGGCAGCGACGACCTGCTGGCCTCGCTCCGCCAGCTCAGCGAGGTGCGGCCCGACCGGCCCCGCGTCGTCCTCGACCTTGCCGTTGGCGATCCGCCCACGTGGGGCGAGAAGGCCGAGCCGGTCGACGGTGGCGCCCTGCTCCGCCGGATCGTCGAGATCCTCGCCGGGGCTGGGCAGTTCACGCTCTCGCGTTTCGCGCCGGGCAGCCACGTGGGCTTCTCGGGCGGGCGTCTGGCGAATCGTTCGTGGTCGTACGCGGCGACCGATCGCGGCGGGCTGATCGACGCGGCGGGCCGGGCGACGCCGGCGATGCTGGTCGTGCGCCGCGCGTGCATGTTCGCCAGCAGCTTCGCCCGCGTGCTGGCCCACCTCAACCCCGAGCTGCGGCCCATGGTCGTGCACCCCGGCGAGCCCCCGCGCGACGCCAAGGGCCAGGTCTCGATCGTCCAGCTCAACGGCTCGCAGGGCGGCGTCGCACTCGTGTTCGATCTCGCCGCCGGCGGCTCGGGCAAGACCAAGGCCTCGTGCACGCTGCTGCTGGCCGACGGCACGACGCTGCCCGTGCACCTTGGCGAGCAGGGCGTGGCGTGGCTGCTGCACGACATCAAGCTCACCAGCAAGCACACGCTGGACTACACCAACCTCAGCGTGCTGACCAGCTCGGGCTCCATGATGATCGCCTACGGCCCGGCGGCCACCGAGGGCATCGTGTGCATCAACGGCTCGCCCCTGCACGTCACGGTGCCGCGCGGCAAGAGCCCGCAGGCACTCGAGCACGAGGGCGTGCTCGTCATCGTGTGCAACGAGCAGCAGGTCGACGAGTGCTTCGTGCACGACGGCAAGGCCTACGTGGGCGTCGCCGGCATCACGGCCGACGGCACGCCCATCGCGCTGCCCGGCTCCAAGGACTACATGAGCGTCGAGGCCGACGGCACCATCAAGACGCACGACCACGAGCCGCCGGCCGCGGGCACCAAGAAGGCCCCCAAGCGCATCGCGCTCGACTGGTCGACCGCCGACACCGAGGAGTACTGCACCGGCGAGAGCGCCAAGTACGCTAGCATCGACGGACCGGCCGACCTCGCGACGCTGGGCGCGCCCTCGGGCTACGGCTGGTACCGCGTGACCGGCAAGCTCAGCGGCGAGAAGGTCAAGCTCGCCTTCCCTGAGGCCGCCGACCGGCTGCATGTGTACCTGGAGGGCCAGACCCTGGGCGTCGCGGGCTTCGGGCCCGGCGCTGCCGAGACGGTCGACGCCAAGCTGCCCAAGACCGACACCTCCATGGTTGTTCTCGCCGAGAACCTGGGCCGCGCGGCCGCGGGCATCCTCTTCGGCGAGCGCAAGGGCGTCTTCGGCCACGCGTTCGAGCTGGCACCTCTTGAAATGGAAGGCCCGGTCGTCGAGCAGCACCTGCCGACGGACCTCCTGGGCTTCCGCAGCCCGATGTGGAACGTGCACCAGAACGACCACACCGCGCCCTTCCGCTTCGTGTGGAACTTCACGCACCGGCGCAAGAGCCCGCTGTTCCTCTCGATCGGCGGCGGATTAGGTCGAGGCCTCTTCCTGCTGAACGACGAGCCGCTGGCGTGCTTCGACGACGCGGGCTTCACGGGCCTGAAGCTCGAGCCCGACGAGATCAAGCGCGGCGCCAACGTGCTGCATCTTGCCCTGCACGACGACGGCGTCGTCGGCCCGCAGACGATGGAAGAGGGCCAGGCGATGCTGGCCGACATCAAGGCGGCCCTGCGCATCGACGAGGGGACGAACGAGGTCACCGGCAAGGCCGACTGGGCCTTCGCCAAGTGGGAGAAGCCGGCGCCCAGCGCCTACGAGCCCGTGCCCAAGGCCAACCTCAAGGCCAGCGCGAAGCTCGGCACCCCGGCCTGGTGGAAGACGAGCTTCGAGTGGACCGATCCCGGCGTGCCGCTCATGGTCGACCTGAGCGGCATGACCAAGGGCCAGGCCTACGTCAACGGCGAGCACCTGGGCCGCTACTTCGTCGCGACGGCCGACAAGAAGCCGACCGGCAACGCAACCACCATGCACGTCCCCGCGAGCCTGCTGAAGGCCGGCAAGCACAACGAGCTTGCGATCTTCGACGAGCACGGGGCGATGCCGGCGAAGGTGAAGCTGGCGTACGACGCGAGCGCTGCGGTCGTGCACGCCTAG
- a CDS encoding nitroreductase family protein — translation MTDSTDSTDATHPPAGFVPLDPYRPEGSPLDAARRFYEIMDRRRTVRMFSDKPVPREVIEQCILAAGTAPSGAHKQPWRFVVVGEAGLKSKIRAAAEEEEREFYGRRASEEWLEDLRPFGTDDSKPFLEIAPWLIVVFKLAKTDDGGQTYYTNESVGIATGMLLAALHHAGLATLTHTPSPMGFLREVLERPENERPFLLIPVGYPVDDAVVPELQRKPLGEISVWHE, via the coding sequence ATGACCGACTCGACCGACTCGACCGACGCGACCCACCCGCCCGCCGGCTTCGTGCCCCTCGATCCCTACCGCCCCGAGGGCTCGCCCCTCGACGCGGCGCGGCGGTTCTACGAGATCATGGACCGCCGGCGGACGGTGCGGATGTTCAGCGACAAGCCGGTGCCACGAGAGGTCATCGAGCAGTGCATCCTGGCGGCCGGGACGGCCCCGAGCGGGGCGCACAAGCAGCCGTGGCGATTCGTCGTGGTGGGCGAGGCGGGGCTCAAGAGCAAGATCCGCGCCGCCGCCGAGGAAGAGGAGCGCGAGTTCTACGGCCGCCGCGCGAGCGAAGAGTGGCTCGAGGACCTGCGCCCCTTCGGCACCGACGACAGCAAGCCCTTCCTCGAGATCGCGCCGTGGCTGATCGTGGTCTTCAAGCTGGCCAAGACCGACGACGGCGGCCAGACGTACTACACCAACGAGTCGGTGGGCATCGCGACCGGCATGCTCCTGGCGGCGCTGCACCATGCCGGGCTGGCGACGCTGACGCACACGCCCAGCCCGATGGGCTTCCTCCGCGAGGTGCTCGAGCGGCCGGAGAACGAGCGGCCGTTCCTGCTCATCCCCGTGGGCTACCCGGTCGACGACGCGGTCGTGCCCGAGCTGCAGCGCAAGCCGCTCGGCGAGATCAGCGTGTGGCACGAGTAG